Within Pseudomonas sp. LBUM920, the genomic segment TTGCAGACAGCGGATGCCACGTCGCTGATCAACATTGTGTTGAACGGCGGCACCTTGCCGGCAACGCACACGGCGCCTTCGACGTTCACCATGCCGGCGTTTGCCTGGCGGTTGTCGGACCAGGAAGTGGCGGATGTAGTCAGTTTCGTCCGCGGCAGCTGGGGTAACAAAGGCGCTCCAGTAAAAGCCAGCGACGTGGCGGACCTGCGCAAGAGCGATATGCGCACCACCTCGGGCGATGACCTGGGGCAAGTGACGCAAAAGCACTGACCGCCAGACGGCACTGGTCATAACCATCACGCCCCTTTACTGTATATAAAAACAGTATTGGGGCGTTTTCATGTCTACACCTTTACCGCCCCGTGGCCGGGGCACGGCCACCAACCTGCATAATCGCTTTGCGCCTACCGTCAGTGTGGCCGAGGATGACGGCTGGTTTCAGGAAGTGCCGCCCACCCAAGGCACCGAAGTGCGCATCGAAACGGCCAAAAGCATCATCACCCGCAATAACTCGCCCGACCTGCCGTTCGATCGCTCGATCAACCCCTATCGCGGCTGCGAGCACGGTTGCATCTACTGCTACGCGCGGCCCAGTCACGCCTACTGGGACATGTCGCCGGGGCTGGATTTCGAAACCAGGCTGATCGCCAAGACCAATGCCGCCCAGGTGCTGGAGCAACAGCTGTCGAAGCCGGGTTATGTGTGCGCGCCGATCAATCTGGGCTCCAATACCGACCCTTACCAGCCCATCGAGCGCGAGTACACGATCACCCGGCAGACCCTCGAAGTGTTGCTGCGCTACCGCCACCCGGTGACCATCATTACCAAGGGTTCGCTGATTTTGCGTGACCTCGACCTGCTGACCGAGCTGGCCCGGCAGCGGCTGGTGGCAGTGATGATCAGCCTCACGAGCCTGGACGATGAGCTCAAGCGCATTCTGGAACCGCGCACGGCGGCGCCCAAGGCGCGATTGCGGGCGATTCGGGTAATGCGTGAGGCCGGCATTCCGGTGGGCGTGTTGTGTTCACCGATGATTCCGATGATCAACGACAGCGAGCTCGAAAGTCTGCTGACCGAAGCCCACGCGGCGGGTGCCCAAAGTGCGGCCTACATGATGCTGCGCCTGCCGCTGGAGGTGGCGCCGCTGTTCGAGGAGTGGCTGGCGGCGCATTACCCGCAGCGGGCGGCCCATGTGATGAGCCTGGTGCGCCAGGTGCGCGGGGGTGAGGTGTATGACAGCCGCTTCGGTGTGCGCATGCGGGGTGAGGGGCCGTTCGCCGATCTGCTGGCGCAGCGCTTCAGCAAGGCGATCAAGCGCCTGGGGCTTAATCGTCGGGAAGGGTTTAATCTGGATTGCACGGCGTTCTGCCCACCGGGCAGGCAGATGGCATTGTTGTAAACTGACGACGAAGAGCGCGATAGGTCTGTAGGAATAGTCGCGTTTTGATATCACTGAAACCCTCGATCTAGAGCGGTTCATTCAGTTTGAGTTAAGTTTCGACGGTTACCTTGTTCAGCGAGTGACGGGTGGGTCGAAACCGTGGTCTTCAG encodes:
- a CDS encoding PA0069 family radical SAM protein, which translates into the protein MSTPLPPRGRGTATNLHNRFAPTVSVAEDDGWFQEVPPTQGTEVRIETAKSIITRNNSPDLPFDRSINPYRGCEHGCIYCYARPSHAYWDMSPGLDFETRLIAKTNAAQVLEQQLSKPGYVCAPINLGSNTDPYQPIEREYTITRQTLEVLLRYRHPVTIITKGSLILRDLDLLTELARQRLVAVMISLTSLDDELKRILEPRTAAPKARLRAIRVMREAGIPVGVLCSPMIPMINDSELESLLTEAHAAGAQSAAYMMLRLPLEVAPLFEEWLAAHYPQRAAHVMSLVRQVRGGEVYDSRFGVRMRGEGPFADLLAQRFSKAIKRLGLNRREGFNLDCTAFCPPGRQMALL